AGTGGTGCGCGCGGTGGTCGTGCGCTGCGCCAAAGAATGGCGCCGCGAGGACGGCTCGCACATCCGCTTCGACGACAACGCCGCGGTGATCCTGGACGCCGACGGGCAGAACCCGCGCGGCACGCGCATCTTTGGGCCGGTGGCGCGCGAATTGCGCGAAAAAGGCTTTATGAAAATCGTTTCGCTGGCGCCGGAAGTGCTGTAGGCCAGCGTGGGAGCGACAAGAATGAAAGTTAAGATCAAAAAAGGCGATACCGTCGAGGTGATCAGCGGCAAGCTGGAAGATAAAGGCAAGCGCGGCGAAGTGCTTCACATGCAGCCGGTTGCCGGCCGCGTGGTCGTCCAGGGCGTGAACATTCGCACCAAGCACCAGAAACAGGTGCAGACGCAGGCCGGGCGCAATATCCAGCCGGGTCGCATCAAATTCGAGGCGGCGATGGATATTTCCAACGTCATGCTGGTCTGTCCAAAATGCAGCCAAAAGACCCGCGTCGCGATCCGCCGCGACGAAACCGGCGCGCACCGCGTCTGCAAGCAGTGCGACGCGATGATCGATTAGGCGGGCGGAGCGAAACCATGAATAGGATGATCGAACGTTATCAGAACGAAGCCGTCCCCGGCTTGCAGAAGGCGTTCCAGTACAAGAACGTCATGCAGGTGCCGCGCATCGAAAAAGTCGTGGTCAACATCGGCGTGGGCGAGGCGTTGGACAACGCCAAGGCCCTGGAGTTTGCCGTGGCCGACCTGGCGGCTGTGACCGGCCAGAAACCGATCCAGAC
This DNA window, taken from Candidatus Denitrolinea symbiosum, encodes the following:
- a CDS encoding 50S ribosomal protein L24 translates to MKVKIKKGDTVEVISGKLEDKGKRGEVLHMQPVAGRVVVQGVNIRTKHQKQVQTQAGRNIQPGRIKFEAAMDISNVMLVCPKCSQKTRVAIRRDETGAHRVCKQCDAMID
- a CDS encoding 50S ribosomal protein L14; translation: MIQQETFLKVADNTGAREIQVIHVLGGSTRRYGAVGDVVVAAVKSATPQGSVKKSEVVRAVVVRCAKEWRREDGSHIRFDDNAAVILDADGQNPRGTRIFGPVARELREKGFMKIVSLAPEVL